Below is a window of Synechococcus sp. RSCCF101 DNA.
GCTGATGGGGGTGATGTTGACGTCGAGGCTCTCCTTGCAGCCGAGATGTCCGACAGAGTAGAGAGTGGCGGGATTACCTACGTCGCCTTCACTGCTACGCCAAAAGCTAAGACCCTAGAGCTGTTTGGACGAAGACCGAATCCTGATGAACCAAGCAGTGAGACTAACCTCCCTGAGCCGTTTCATGTATATTCGATGCGGCAGGCGATTGAAGAAGGCTTCATCCTCGATGTTCTTCAGAATTACACCTCCTACAAGTTAGCCTTTCGCCTTGCTCATGAGGGGCAGTCTGTGAATGAGACGGAAGTCGAGCGTAATGAGGCCCTTAAGAAGCTGATGGGCTGGGTCAAGCTACATCCGCATAACATCGCACAGAAGGTCGAGATCGTTGTTGAGCATTTCCGTCGCTTTGTCTGGCCATTACTAGAAGGAAGGGCCAAGGCAATGGTTGTCGTTGGGAGTCGGAAAGAAGCAGTGCGCTGGAAGCTTGCGATGGACAAGTACATCACCTCTCGTAACTACTCTCTTGGGACGCTGGTGGCCTTTAGTGGGGAGGTGAATGACCCAGAGTCCGGTCCTGAGCCCTTCAGCGAGCGGGGGCAGTCCCTGAATCCGAAGCTCAAGGGTGATGTCCGCGAAGCCTTCAAGGGTGACGAGTACCAGGTGTTGCTGGTGGCCAACAAGTTCCAGACGGGTTTTGATCAGCCTCTGCTATGCGGCATGTACGTCGATCGTAAGCTTGCTGGCATTCAAGCTGTCCAGACCCTTTCGAGACTTAACCGCTGCTACCCAGGCAAGGACACGACCTACGTAGTCGACTTTGCTAATGACCCCAAGGATGTCTTGGCTGCTTTCAAGACCTACTTCAGCACTGCTGAGCTATCTGCAGCTACCGATCCGAACCTCATCCTTGGTCTCAAAGCTAAGCTTGATTCTCAGAATTACTACGACGAGTTCGAGATCGAACGTGTCATGAAGGTCCTTCTTGATCCAAAGAGCAAACAAGGACTGCTTGAGGAAGCAATCGAGCCTGTTGCAGATCGACTAGTCAATATGTACAAGGAAGCACGAGCAGCCTATCGTCATGCACTGGATATCAACGATGAGTCTTCTGCCAAAGAATCAAAGGACGAGATGGACTCGTTGTTGCTCTTCAGAGCAGACATTGGTACATACGTCAGACTCTACACATTCCTTTCTCAGATCTTTGACTACGGCAACACAGGCATAGAGAAGCGAGCTCTCTTCTTTAGGAGCCTCCTTCGTGCTCTTGATTTCGGCAGGGATCGACCTGGTGTCGATCTTTCTAAGGTCGTCCTGACTCACCATCAGATTCGGAAGCTTGGTGAGACAAACCTTGATCTTGGAATTGGTGAGACTCCGAAACTTGACCCAAGCACTGGTTCGGGGACAGGCTCAGTACAGGACCAGCAGAAGGCCAAGCTCTCTGAGATCATCTCCAAGTTAAATGACCTCTTCACTGGAGACCTGTCCGACGACGACAAGATCATCTATGTCGGTACAGTCATTCGTGGCAAGCTGCTGGAGTCCAAGACTCTTCAACAACAGGCAGCAAGCAACAGCAAGGAACAGTTCGCTAATTCACCTGACCTGATCAAGGCACACCAGGACGCCATAATCGATGCCCTGGATGCCCATCAAGCCATGAGCTCACAGGCTCTCAATAACCCTGATCTGCAAGCAAGGATCCTTGAGCTACTTCTCACTAACTATGGCCTCTGGGAGTCACTTAGAGACAAGCAGGCTGTGTAAGCCCACGAGTCGCTTGTGTCTATTCCCTTATCCAGTCAGAGATGTTACTCAGAATACGGCGATACCCGCATAGAAACAGGTGTAGATTCTCTTTGGTCTTTGCTTCATCCCAGTCAATTGATCCTAGAAGTCTTATCCACATCATGACCTTCTGCTCCTCAGAATATTGGCTTAGGCTTCTAGGTAGCCCGCCGTTGCCTCCAGTTGCCTGATTATGCGTATGACCCTCCGTCACCCTGGTGGATTGTGTGTGAGTGATGGCTGCCTCTATCCCCCCTTCATCTATTTCTTGCTTTCCCTTCTCCTTGTTCAGAGCTGGAGTGAAGCTGTCATATCTCTGACACGTCTGATGCCTTCTTGCACTCAGCGATTCAAACTTATCAGTAAAGAATCCACCAAGCCAGCCGCGTAAGGAGGAGACTGCCGGCATCTTCTTGTTTCGCTTGTAGTACTTATACACTGCCTCCTCCAGTGCGCCGCTCTGTGCCCGCTCGAGAATCGCCATATGCGTAACGCTCGCAGTCTCGGCCATCTCTAGCTGAAACTTGTCGGTGTACTCGCTATTAACCGTCCTGGAATACCATCTGAACGCGGCCTTATTATTGTCGATGCAGTCTCTGCTCCAACCCTCGCTCTCCATGGCCTTTGCTAAGGCGCGGTGCTCGTTGGAACGCTGTGGAAATGACCGCTGATAGTCGCTGATCTTCCCGATGATGATCATCCGTTCTCGCTGAGCTGTGCTCTTGGCTTGGCTGTAGGTCTCGACGTTCTTTTTGATCGAGGCAAGGAAGTTCAGAAATGTCTCATCCGTAGTGGTGTTGTCGTAGATCTCTAGAAGTGCCATTGGTCTATCTGCTGCCCCAGTTCCGTATCGATACGGAACTCGCAGGTGTAGGGCCCGCTCGGTAACGTACTGGGATTGAACTGCATACCGCCTGCTGGTCACTTGTCCTGACAGACGGCATGAGTAGTACCTGCCACTACTTTAGCGATAGCTATCATCGATTTGCTGTTGCCAGTAGTAATTACCGTGCGCTATTGCCCTGCAAGAAC
It encodes the following:
- a CDS encoding type I restriction endonuclease subunit R, which translates into the protein MSLHTEAKFEDEICQYLGSNSWLYEKGDAASYDRSLALFPPDLISWVQDSHPEAWETLQKNHGSKAEETLLLRVRSQLDQLGTLDVLRHGIELLGLSKALKLAEFKPALGINPDILARYNANRLRVVRQVRYSLHNQNCIDLVLFLNGIPVATVELKTDNTQNVGNAVDQYRFDRLPQLKGKPPEPLLSFPSGAVVHFAVSNREVRMTTHLKGPATTFLPFNKGSDPGGKNCGGGNPVGDGHPTAYLWEEVWERESWLEILGRYCISERDKKKHIRRVLFPRYHQLAVTRQLQEAVREEGPGQKYLIQHSAGSGKTNSIAWTAHFFSELHDSNDRKVFDSVLVVSDRNVIDTQLQEALEAFERRKGVVASITSEEGSKSAKLAEALGGDKKVVVCTIQTFPFAIKEVRELAATQGKRFAVIADEAHSSQTGQAATKLKQVLSAAEAADLADGGDVDVEALLAAEMSDRVESGGITYVAFTATPKAKTLELFGRRPNPDEPSSETNLPEPFHVYSMRQAIEEGFILDVLQNYTSYKLAFRLAHEGQSVNETEVERNEALKKLMGWVKLHPHNIAQKVEIVVEHFRRFVWPLLEGRAKAMVVVGSRKEAVRWKLAMDKYITSRNYSLGTLVAFSGEVNDPESGPEPFSERGQSLNPKLKGDVREAFKGDEYQVLLVANKFQTGFDQPLLCGMYVDRKLAGIQAVQTLSRLNRCYPGKDTTYVVDFANDPKDVLAAFKTYFSTAELSAATDPNLILGLKAKLDSQNYYDEFEIERVMKVLLDPKSKQGLLEEAIEPVADRLVNMYKEARAAYRHALDINDESSAKESKDEMDSLLLFRADIGTYVRLYTFLSQIFDYGNTGIEKRALFFRSLLRALDFGRDRPGVDLSKVVLTHHQIRKLGETNLDLGIGETPKLDPSTGSGTGSVQDQQKAKLSEIISKLNDLFTGDLSDDDKIIYVGTVIRGKLLESKTLQQQAASNSKEQFANSPDLIKAHQDAIIDALDAHQAMSSQALNNPDLQARILELLLTNYGLWESLRDKQAV